A stretch of DNA from Methylogaea oryzae:
CCGCGCCATCGGATAACCTGCCCGGGTTCGATTTGGCTCAAGCCCTGGGGCGCTTGGACGGCGATCGCGAGTTGCTCCGGCATCTGTTGCGGGGATTCGCCGAGGATCAGGGGGACGTCATGATACGGTTGGATGCGCTGCTGCGGGAGGGCGACCTCCCCCAGGCGGCGGAGCTGCTGCATACGCTCAAGGGCGTGGCGGCCAATGTGGGCGCGGTGGAAGTGGCCGATGCGGCACGGCGGTTGGAACGGGAGATCGCGTCCGGCGATCAACCGATTTCCCTGCGGGAGTGCGCCGATGCGATGACCCGAGCCTTGGCCGCCATCGGTAGCGCGCTGACGGCGGCCAATGGGGAAAGCGTCGCCATCGACTTGCGGCGCCTGGCGGCGTTGCTGGCCGAACTCAGGCCCTATCTGGAAGAGCGGGAATTGGTGCCGGACGAGTTGCTGCACGATTTGCAGCAATTGGCCCGGCACGAGCCGCCCGGCGCGCCGCTGGGGCGGTTGTTGCGGCAAATCGACCGGTTCGACCACGACGGCGCCTTGGGCAGCGTGGAGCAAATAACGGCCATGTGGCGACTGGAGACGCGACCGTGAGCGACGCGACGAGTCAATCGAGTCAGTCCATCAGGCTGGGGCTGATGCCGCCGCTCACGGGGCTGGTGTCGCTCTACGGCCAGGAGATCGTTTGGGCGGCCCGCATCGCTTGCGACGAAATCAACGAGCAAGGCGGCGTGCTCGGCCGACCGCTGGAATTGATCGTCGAGGACGACGGCAGCCTGCCGCAGACCGCCGTGCCGGCCGCTTTGCGGCTGGTGGAAGAGCATCGCTGCGCCGCCATCATCGGCAACCTGCTGTCCAATTCCCGCATCGCCGTCGCCGGCCAGGTGGCGGAAACCAAGCGTATCCCCTACCTGAATTTCTCGTTTTACGAGGGCAGCATCTCCGGCCGCTATTTTTTCCATTTCGCGGCGTTGCCCAACCAGCAGATCGACAAGATGATCCCCTGGATGGGGCGGCAGTACGGCTTCAAAATGTTTTTCGCCGGCAACAACTACGAGTGGCCGCGCGGCTCCATCGACGCCGCCAAACGGGTGCTGAACGGGCTCGGCGGCGACGTGGTCGGGGAGGAGTATTTGCCCATCGGCGCGTCGCCGGAGGAAATCGATGTTTTGCTGCGGCAGGTGGCGCGCTCCGGCGCCGATGTGTTCGTGCCTTATTTCGCCGGCAGCGACCAATTGACCCTGCTGACCCATTTCACCGAGATGGGCTTGAAAAACCATATGGCGGTGGTGATGGGCCATTACGACGAGGCCATGGTGAGCCGGTTGCCGGCCTCGGTGCGGGAAGGCTTTTATTCCAGCAACACCTACTTCATGTCGGTGCCGACCCAGGAAAACCGCCGTTACCTCGCCCGCTTGGCGGCCCTGCCGGGCATCGACGGCATCTGGCCCAAGGGTAACGGCGTGGTGACCAATTTCGGCGAAGGCGCCTATTTGTGCGTGCACGCTTTCGCCCAGGCGGCGCGGGCCGCCGGCAGCGTCGAGGCGGAAGCGCTGGCGGACGCTCTGGAGCGGATTCGCCTGCGCGGTCCCCAGGGCGATGTGGTCATGGACGCGGCCACCCACCATGCTGCCGTCAATACCTACCTGGCGCGCTGCGAGGCCGACGGCGGTTTTCGCATTATCGAAAGCTTCGGCCAAAATCCGCCGCGTATTCCCGAACGTTACCGGGAGCAGGCGCAGGCGGCCAAGCTGCACGAATCGCCCGCCTCGCCACAGGTGGCGGCGCGCCTGGCGGCGGATTTGAGCGCGGCCAGGCAAAAAGTCGGCAAGGCGCAGAACATCCTGGCCCACGCCGATATGGCGATCGTGGCCACCGACGCGCGGGGCCGCATCAGCGAAGCCAACCGCAGCGCCTGCCTGATGTTCGGTTACGCGGCGGACGAGCTGGAGGGCATGTTGGTGCACGATTTGTTGCCGCCGCATTTTCGCCGTAAGCATGCCGAATTGTTCCAGCGTTTCGTCGACGGCGAGGAGACCGAGCGGCGCATGGCCTCCCGCGGCGAAGTGACCGGCTATCGCAAGGACGGCACGTTTTTCCCCCTGGAGGCCTCCATCGCCAAGTTCCGCGAGGAAGGGAACTGGTCGCTGGTGGTGACCATGCGCGACATCACCGACCGCAAGAAGGCCGAGGACGAGCTGTTGTGGCGCGCCACCCACGATCCCTTGACCGGCCTGCCCAACCGGGCGCTGATCCGCGAGCGGTTGGCCAGCGCCTTGCAGCGTTCACGCCGGCAAAAACTCAGCGTGGCGCTGCTGTTCGTCGATCTGGACGGCTTCAAGCTGGTCAACGACACCCACGGGCACGAAGCCGGCGACGTCTTGCTAAAAGGCGTGGCGCAACGGCTGATGGAGCAGGTGCGGCCCGGCGACACGGTGGCGCGGCTGGCGGGCGACGAGTTCGTGGTGTTGTGCGAGCAGGTGGAGCATGCCGCTGCGGTGTCCAGCCTGGCGCAGCGCATCAACGCGGCCTTGCGCGATCCCATCGATTTCGGCGATCTGCCGTTGACCGTCACCGCCAGCATCGGCATCGCCGTGGGCCACGGCACCACCCATTCCGCCGACGACCTGTTGCGTTCCGCCGACACGGCCATGTACGCGGTGAAGGAAAAAGGCCGCGACGGCTGGCAGTTTTTCAGCGACAGCCTGCAGGACCAGGCGCGCCAGCGGCTGGTGATTACCCAGGGGTTGCGGCTGGCCATTGCCAACAACGAGTTGTCGCCCCGTTTCCAACCCATCGTCGCCGCCGGCAGCGGCCGCATCGTCGGCGCGGAGTTGCTGCTGCGCTGGCACCCGCCGGAAGGCGAGGTGTCGCCGGCGGCGTTCATTCCCATCGCCGAAATCACCGGGGTCATCGTGCCCATCGGCGCCTGGGTGTTTCGCGAGGCTTGCCGGGCCGAGGCCGATTGGCGGCGGCGCTGGGGCGAGGCGGCTCCCTATGTGTCGGTGAACGTGTCGGCGCGGCAGCTGGGCGAGGAGTCTCTGGCCCAGGATTTCGCCGCCGTGCTGAGCGAGACCGGCGCCGATCCGGCGCGGCTGTTGCTGGAAGTGACCGAGACCTCCCTGATGGCGGACGTGGAGGCCAATCTGCGCGTGTTGAACCGCTTGGCGGATTTGGGCCTGCGGGTGGCGGTGGACGATTTCGGCACCGGTTATTCGTCCCTGGCCCAATTGACGCGTTTGCCGGTCAACGTGCTGAAAATCGACCGGGCCTTCGTCAACGGCATCGAGCAGCAGCGGGAAAGCCGCACGGTCACCCGCGCGGTCATCGGCTTGGGCAAGGCGCTGGGGCTGAAGCTGGTGGCCGAGGGGGTGGAAACCGAGGCGCAGTTGCTGGAGTTGCGCAGCAACGGCTGCGATTTCATCCAGGGCTATTTTTTCCATCGCCCGTTGGAGGAGGCGGCATTCGTCGCCGCGGTGGACCGGGAGGCCGGCGTCGCGGAAGAGGGCGGCGAGGCCGACCTGTTTTTCCTGATCTATGTCAGCCAGGCGACGCAGCCGATGGACGAGGCGCAGTTGGCGGCGCTGTTGAAAAAAGCCCAGGTGAGCAACGGCGGCCGCGGCATTACCGGTTGCCTGATTTATCAGGACGGTTATTTCATGCAAATGCTGGAAGGCCGGCGCGACACGGTGCTGGAGTTGCTGGTCAGCATCGAGCGCGATCCGCGCCACCGCGGGCTGCGCATCGTGATGCAGGGGGAGGAAAGCCATCGGGTCTTCCTGGAATGGAGCATGGGGTTCCGCGACATGGCCGAGTTGCCGGGCGAGCGGGATTTCGCCCAATGGAGCCGCCGCACGATCAATTTCATGGAATTGTCGGAGGACGCCCGCACCTGCTACGGGTATATTACGGCTTTGGCCGGTTCCCGCCAGGTAAAGCTTCCCTAAAATTCGCGCCCTACAGCCATGCAGCCGTTCGATTCCGCTTTTTTCCGCAGTCGACCCCTGGGAGGAATCGCAGGGGTATCCTCCTTGGAAGACAAGCCGCTGATCCTGTTGGTGGACGATGTGCCCGTCAATTTGCACGTATTGGCGGCGGCGCTGAAGTCCTCCTATCGCATCAAAACCGCCACCAGCGGCGCGGCGGCTTTGGAACTGGTGCAGCGGGAAGACCGGCCGCAGCTGATCCTGTTGGACGTGATGATGCCCGGCATGAGCGGCATCGAGGTGTTGCGGCGGCTGCGGGAAAATCCGGATACCCGCGACATTCCGGTGATCTTCGTCAGCGCCGACACCTCCGAACAAAGCCAGCTCGACGGTTTGGACCTGGGCGCCGAGGATTATTTGACCAAGCCGGTGGTGACTTCCGTGTTGCTGGCGCGGGTGCGCAACCTGATCCAGCGCAAACAGGCGGAAACCCAGTTGCGCCTGGCCGCCCACGTGTTCGAGCACAGCGGCGAGGCCATCATGATCACCGACCGGGACAACCGCATCATAGAGGTCAACCCGGCGTTCACCCGGCTCACCGGCTACGCCCTCGCGGACGTGGTTGGCCAGGATCCCCGCCTGCTCGCCTCCGGCCGCACCACCCGGGAAGACTACCTGGGCATGTGGCGATCCATCCGCGAGCGCAACTTCTGGCAGGGGGAAATCTGGGACCGCAACAAGGACGGCGGCATCTATCCCAAGCTGCTCACCATCACGGTGGTGCGCAACGCTCGCGGCGACATCGACTACCACATCGCCAGCTTTGCCGACATCAGCGAGCAGAAGGCCGCCGAGGAGCGCATCCGCTATGTGGCCCACCACGATCCGCTCACCGGATTGCCCAATCGATTGCATTTGCAGATCGTTCTGGAGCAGGTGGTTGCCGTCGCCCGGCGGGAACGGACCGAAGTGGCCTTGATGTTTATCGACCTGGACCGTTTCAAGGTCATCAACGATACGTTGGGCCACAATATCGGCGACGGGCTGCTGGTGGAGGTGGCGCGGCGCCTCAAGTCTTGCGTGCGGGAAAGCGACGTGGTGGCGCGCTTGGGCGGCGACGAGTTCGTGGTGGTGCTGAACGGCGATCGAGTGATCCAGGCCGCCGCCAACGTGGCGGAAAAAATCCTTAATGGCTTTTCCCCGTCCTTCCAGGTGGAAGGGCACGCCCTGCACACCACTCCCAGTATCGGCATCAGCCTGTATCCCCAGGACGGCAACGACATCGACACGCTGATGAAGCGCGCGGACACCGCCATGTACCATGCCAAGGAAGCGGGGCGCGGCCAGTTCCATTTCTACACCGAGGCGATGAACCGCCACACCCAGGCGAAACTGGCTTTGGAAAACAGCCTGCACAACGCCCTGGAAAGGGACGAGTTCGTCGTTTACTACCAGCCCCAGGCCAGTTTGCTCAGCGGCCGCTTGGTGGGGGCCGAGGCGTTGATACGCTGGCGCCACCCGGAGCGGGGGTTGGTGATGCCCGACGAATTCATCCCCATCGCCGAGGAGAACGGCTTGATCCTGCCCATCGGCGAATGGGTGCTGCGGCAGGTGTGCCGACAGATCCGCGCTTGGCTTGGCGACGGCCTGCCGCCGCTCACCATCGCCGTCAACTTGTCGGCTCGGCAGTTTCGCCAAGAGGACTTGGTGGAGCGTATTCGCGGCATCGTCGAGGAATTCGCCGTGGACCCGGCGTGCATCGAGCTGGAAATCACCGAAAGCACCGCCATGGAGCAGGCCGATATCACGGTGGAATTGTTCCGCGCTTTGCGCGCCGCCGGATTCTGCATCGCTATCGACGATTTCGGCACCGGTTATTCGTCCCTGAGCTACTTGCGGCGCTTCCCCGTCGATCGATTGAAAATCGACCGCTCGTTCGTGCTGGATATCGCCGACGATCCCAACGACGCGGCCATCGCCCACGCCGTCATCAAGATGGCCGCCAGCCTGGGGTTGAAGGTAGTGGCGGAAGGGGTGGAAACCGATGCCCAGCGACAGTTCTTGCAGGAGCGCGGCTGCGATTATCTGCAGGGATACTGGTACGGCAAACCCATGGACGCGGAGGCTTTCGCCGCTTTCGTGCGGACGGCCTTGGGGAAAGGGGAGATGCCGGAGGCTTGACCCCAGCCCCGGCGGTTCGCCGCGGGGCTGGAATCCGCGCCGCTAACGCGGACCGCCGTGCTGCTTGGAGGTGCGGGAGTTGCGGAACACCAGCGGCTTTTCCTGCGGTTGCGCCGCATAGGCGGCGGCAATGGCCTCGTCCACCACCTTGCGCTTGGGCGACAGGCCGCATACCGGATCGGTGGCGGTGGCGTCGCCCGTCATCAAATAAGCCTGGCAGCGGCAGCCGCCGAAATCCTTGGCTTTTTCCGGGCAACTGCGGCAGGGTTCCTCCATCCAGTCGAAGCCGCGGAAACGGTTGAAGGCCGGCGAGTCTTCCCAGATTTCCTTGACGCTGAAATCCCGCACGTTGGGGCACTCCAGGCCCGGCAGTACGCGCGCTTCGTGGCAGGGCAGGGCGGCGCCGTCCGGGGCGATGGTGAGGAAGGTGGTGCCCCAGCCGTTCATGCAGGCCTTGGGCCGGTCTTCGTAGTAATCCGGCACCACGTAGTAGATCTTCATCTTGCCGGCCAGCTTGGCCTTGTATTCCTGGGCGATGGCTTCGGCCTCGGCGAATTGCTCGCGGGTGGGCAGCAACTGATCGCGGTTGAGCAGGGCCCAGCCGTAGTACTGGCAATTGGCCAGTTCCAGGTAGTCGGCACCCAGTTCCACCGCCATGTCGAGGATTTCCCGCATCTGATGGATGTTCTGCCGGTGGATCACCACGCACAGCACCATGGGGTAGCCGTGTTTTTTGATAAGGTGCGCGACTTCTTTCTTGTGCTCGTAGCTTTCCGTGCCGGCCAGGAAGTCGTTGAGGGTTTTGTCCGGCGACTGGATGCTGATCTGGATGTGGTCCAGGCCTGCGGCTTTCAGCGAGGCGATTTTCTCTTCCGTAAGGCCATAGCCGGAACTGATGAGATTGGTGTAATAGCCCAGGCCGCGGGCATGGGCCACCAGCTCCGCCAAGTCCTGCCGGATCAGCGGCTCGCCGCCGGACAGGCCCAGCTGCACGGCGCCCATGGCGCGGGCTTCGGAGAACACCCGCTTCCATTCCTCGGTGGATAACTCCTGGCTGTGGGCGGCGTAATCCAGCGGATTGGAGCAGTAGGGGCACTGCAAGGGGCAGCGGTAGGTCAGCTCCGCCAGCAGCCAGCGCGGTTTAGTCATGGTTTTGCTGGATCCAGCCGTTGGCCAGGGCCACTTCCAGGAATTCGGAAACGTCGCCCTTCAGCCCGGTGGTGTCGAACTGGGCTTCCAGCGTCGCCACCAGATCGTCCAGGTTGCGGCCGTCGCACAGCTTGAGGATTTCCGCCGCGCTGGGGTTCAGCTCCACCATACCTTCCGGGTAGAGAATCACGTATTTTTGCTGGGCTTCTTCCCATTGCAGGCGGTGCAGGGGAGAGAAGCGCAGCGCCGCGTCGGCGCGCAGGGTATTGTCGTTCATGGGCGTGTCGTCGTTGCTCGTCGGTGGATGGCGCAGGTGGGTGGGCGGAGGCGGAATCCTAGCATATTGGCCGGGGTTTGCCCCAGTGCCCGGGAGGCTTCGATCAAGCCGGCACCGGCGTCTCCCGCAAAATTTTCTCCACCACCGTCTCGGCCCGGAGGCCGGCGAACTGAGCCTGCGGGTCCAGGGCGATGCGGTGCGCCAGGGCGGGCACGGCGATTTCCTGGATGGCGTCGGGGGTGACGAAGTCGAAGCCGTCCAGCAGGGCCAGGGCCTGGGCGCATTTCATCAAGGTTAGCGCGGCGCGGGGACTGGCGCCCAGGCGCAGCCCTTCCGCTCGGCGGGTGGCGCGGACCAGTTCGACGATATAACGCTTCAATTCGTCGCTCACCGCCACCTCGCGCGTTTGCGCTTGCAGTTGCAGGATTTGCGCAAGATCGACGCAGGGTTGCAGCCGCTGCAAGGGATGTTCGCGTTGCTGGGCGGAGAGAATGGCCGTTTCCTGCTCGGCGTCGACATAACCCAGGCCGAAACGCAGGGCGAAGCGGTCCAGCTGCGCTTCCGGCAGGGGATAGGTGCCGTGGAATTCCACCGGGTTTTGCGTGGCGACGACGAAAAACGGCGGCTCCAATCGATGGAGTTGCCGTTCCACGCTGATTTGCGCTTCGGCCATGGCTTCCAGCAGGGCCGACTGGGTGCGCGGCGAGGCGCGGTTGATTTCGTCGGCCAGCAGGATGTGGCAAAAAATCGGTCCCGGCGTAAAGCGGAACTCCCGGCTGGCCGGGTCCAGCACGGAAACCCCGAGAATGTCGGCCGGCAGCAGGTCGGGCGTGAATTGCACCCGCTGGAATTCCGCTCGGCAGGATTGCGCGAGGGCCTTGGCCAAGGTGGTTTTGCCGGTGCCGGGCACGTCTTCCAGCAGCACGTGCCCGCCGCCGGCGAAAGCGGCCAACAGCAGGCGGATGGCGGCTTCTTGGCCTTGCATGACGCGGCTCAGGTTGTCGGCCAGGTGCTGCAGGGTGGTTCGGGCCTGGTTATGCGCTTGGTTCATGGTGGATGGGCCTGGGTGTTGTCGGCGGCAACACTAAAGGCATGGGGCGGGGGTTGTAAATGGCGGCAGCGCGTCTTTTGCGCGGATCTTTTGCCGCGCGGTTCGGCGGTTGGGGAACTTGGCCGGTTTTTAGAAACAAAATATCTGGAACCCCGGCGGTCTATAGACGTTTTATTTCTGAAGCGAATTTCACCGCGAACCCGGCCGCGTGGCCCGCCGTCACTGGCCTGCCGGCGTTTGGCACGGAGGTTGGAGGGAAGGCTGAAAACGCGCGCCGACATAGCGCCGAAAAGGCGCGAAGTCGAAGCTAAGTGTTTGATTTGGCGGAGAGGGTGGGATTCGAACCCACGTGCCGGATTTCTCCGGCCATCCGATTTCGAGTCGGCGCTGTTATGGCCACTTCAGTACCTCTCCGGGGGAAACCATGCTAGACTTGTGACTGAGGTCACACGACATGATATGGGTACGAGTTATGTATTCTACACCAGTCATGGCCGGAGAACCATTGGTTGTTTGGTCATTTCGCAAGGCGCCGGGCTGTTTGGGCCTGGATTCCTCTAAACTCCGCAACCGCGTCGGCCGTTCGCTGTTCCGCATGGCGAGTTGGCTGCTGGTGATCGGAACTCTGTGCGGGTGCACGGACAGTTCGACATCGACGCAACTGGAGAAAATCAAGCACAAAGGCACGCTCACCGTCGCCACCCGCATAGGTCCCGCTACCTATCACCCCAGTCCCAACGGACTTTCCGGAATTGAACACGATCTCGCCCAGTTGTTCGCCCAGCGTTTGGGCGTCGAGGTGAAGTTCGTCGTTTACGATTCCATCGCCGAAATTTTCGAAGCCGTGGAGAAAGGCCGGGCCGATGTGGCCGCCGCCGGCTTGGCGATCACCGACCAGCGCAAGCAGCAGGTGCGCTTCACCCCGGCCTATCGCACGGTCACCGAGCAAGTGGTTTATCGAGACGGCACGCCCAAGCCGCGCTCGTTCGCCGATTTGTCCGACGGGATCTTCGAAGTGTCCGAAGGCGGCAGCCACCTATCCACCCTGGAGCGGCTGCGCGATCAGCATCCCGAGCTGCAATGGCGCGTCAGCGACGGCCATAGCACCACCCAGTTGATGTATCTGGTTCACGCCGGCCTCATCGATTACACCACCGCTACTTCCGACCAGACGCAATTGATCCGCCGCTATTTGCCGCAGTTGCGCGTCGCTTTCGATTTGGGCGTACGCCGCTCCTTGGCCTGGGCGTTCCGCCAGTCCACCACCGACAGCAGCTTGTACGACGAGGCGGTGGCGTTTTTCAACGAAAGCCAGCACAACAAGACGCTGGACGAATTGAACGAACGTTACTATGGCAACGCGCGCGTTCTGGCGCAGGCCGACGATCAGGCATTCCGCCAGCACGTGCACGAGCGCTTGCCGCAGTATCGCCGCCTGTTCCATCAGGCCGCCAACCGGTACGGCCTGGATTGGCGCTTGCTGGCCGCCATCGCCTACCAGGAGTCCAAGTGGGATCCCGGCGCCACGTCGCCTACCGGCGTGCGCGGCATGATGATGCTGACCGAGGAAACCGCGAAGGAGTTGAACGTGAAAAACCGCCTCAACCCGCGCGACAGCATCATGGGCGGCGCTTATTACGTGTCCCAGGAGCGCGCCGATATGCCGGTGCACATCGCCGAGCCGGATCGTACCTGGATGGCGCTGGTGGCGTACAACGCCGGGCCGGGGATGCTGGAAAAAGCCCGCCACACGGCCCAGCGCAAAGGCCAGAATCCGGACCGCTGGCTGAGCGTGAAGAAGGTGCTGGCCGCCACCAAGGGCTATTACCGCGACATCAAGGCCAAAAACGTGCCTTTGCCGGCGCGGCAGTCGGTGGAGTTCGTCGAATCGGTGCGCCGCTATTACGATTTGCTGGTGTACTTGACCGACGAAGAGAATTTCCGCCTGACCATGTTCCCAAACGCGCCCGCCGAGGCCGGCCACAGCAGCTGACCGGGCGGGAAGCGCCGGTTTGGCCGGCGCTTCAACGGCGGCGGCGGAAGAAGTCCCGCAACAGCGCGGCGGCTTCGTCCGCCAACAGCCCGCTGCGGCATTGCAATCGGTGGTTCAACAGCTGCGCTTCGGCCATTTGCAGCACGCCGGCGGCGGAACTGCGCTGGGCATCCGCCGGCGCGCCGTATACCAGATTCGCCACCCGGGCGTGGATAATGCCCCCCATGCACATGATGCAGGGTTCCAGCGTCACGTACAGCGTGGTGTCGACCAGCCGGTAATTGTCCAGCGCCAAGCCCGCCGCCCGTAGGGCGACGATTTCCGCGTGGGCGGTGGGATCGTTGGAGGAAATGGGACGGTTCCAGCCTTCGGCGATCACCGTGTCGTCCTTCACCACGACCGCTCCGATGGGGACTTCTCCCGCCGCTTCCGCCTGCCGCGCCAGTTCCAGGGCGCGACGCATCCAGATCATGTCCGTTTCGGTGAATTCGGGGGCGGGCTGCATGTTCCGTTCAAAATGATTCGAAGAGTGTTGGTATGGCCGGAGCGGCATTCCGGCGCTAACCGGCTGCGCGCCGACCGGGCGCGTCGGCGCTCGGCGCGATGTCGGCGAGGCCGTCTCCGGAGGGCGCCGCCGTGGCGACGTAATGGCTGCTGCGAAGCAGAAACCTCTTTTCAACCCAATGCCACATCGCAACGGCGCCCGTTAAGGTGATGGCGACGACCGCGCCCAGGAATATCCAAGGGTTTTCTCGAAACCAGCCGCCGTGCAGCAGCAACTGAATGGTAGGAAAGTGCAGGATATATACGCCGTATGAAAAATCGCCGTATTTTCCGAAGTTGCCGGCGTAAAAAAATAGACCGAAGAAGACGACCAGCGTGGCGAGCGCGAAAGGCTCAAGCAACGGCAGCGGATAAAACCCATTGGCGACCAGCGCTATAACGGCCGCGAAAACAAAGCGCTCCACGTGTCGTTCGAATACCGGAAGATAATAATAAAAGAAAGCGCCGGCCATGAAATAAGACAGTTGTCCGGGGAGCTGGCGGCTGAGTTCGGCATAAATCCCCGAGCCGCTGCGTTCCGCCATCAGCGCGCACAGCAGCGCATAAACCGTCGATAAACCGTAAACGGAGGCGAGCACGGGAAGTCGGCCGAATCGTCGCGCTAAAAACGCGAGTAAAGGCACTGCGACGTAGAACATGACTTCGATTTTCAGGGTCCAAAGCGCCCCGTTGACGACAGCCAGCTTATTCGCCTCGAACACCCCCGGCAGCGTGGGCTGGATGAAATTCAGGAAGGTAAGGTTCGCGAGAACGTACTTCAGCCATGCGAGGGTGAAATAGTCCGCAATACCCTTGTCGCTGGCCCACAGCAGCCCTATCGCGCATAGCATGACGACCGTGAAATAGGCGGGATAAATTCGCCGGGCGCGCTTGCCGGCGTAGGAGGACAAGGACGAGGAGCGTTCGAAGCTCATGAAAATCAAGAAGCCGCTGACGACGAAAAACGCTTTTACCGCAACCGCCGACGACAAATAGCCAACGACCGCTGCAAGCGCTTGGTATCCGGACAGTTCGTAGGCGTGAACCAGGCAAACGGTGCCGGCGAACAGGAGGCGCAGCAAATCGAAGTTGTTTTTTGCCAGCCGTTGGCTGTTTTGCGGAAGCAAGTCAGGCTCCTAACCGTTGATTAAACCGGCGCCGTGTCGAACTTAAGGGCGGTGGCGCGTCGGCGCTGGTTTGCCGGCCATAGTGTCCCATACGGCGCGGTATTCATCAGTCGGAATCGTCCCGGCGATGGGAATAGGCGTTCGGCTTGCGCTTTTCAGGCGACGCCGATTGGACCCCGCGAAGCGGCAGGGCGTCCGCCCTCCCGCCGGCCACGAACTTGCCGCTAGGCTTTCTTGACGAATTCCGACTTCAACTGCATGGCGCCGATGCCGTCGATTTTGCAATCGATGTCGTGGTCGCCATCCACCAGGCGGATGTTTTTCACCTTGGTGCCCACTTTCACCACC
This window harbors:
- a CDS encoding EAL domain-containing protein, which codes for MSDATSQSSQSIRLGLMPPLTGLVSLYGQEIVWAARIACDEINEQGGVLGRPLELIVEDDGSLPQTAVPAALRLVEEHRCAAIIGNLLSNSRIAVAGQVAETKRIPYLNFSFYEGSISGRYFFHFAALPNQQIDKMIPWMGRQYGFKMFFAGNNYEWPRGSIDAAKRVLNGLGGDVVGEEYLPIGASPEEIDVLLRQVARSGADVFVPYFAGSDQLTLLTHFTEMGLKNHMAVVMGHYDEAMVSRLPASVREGFYSSNTYFMSVPTQENRRYLARLAALPGIDGIWPKGNGVVTNFGEGAYLCVHAFAQAARAAGSVEAEALADALERIRLRGPQGDVVMDAATHHAAVNTYLARCEADGGFRIIESFGQNPPRIPERYREQAQAAKLHESPASPQVAARLAADLSAARQKVGKAQNILAHADMAIVATDARGRISEANRSACLMFGYAADELEGMLVHDLLPPHFRRKHAELFQRFVDGEETERRMASRGEVTGYRKDGTFFPLEASIAKFREEGNWSLVVTMRDITDRKKAEDELLWRATHDPLTGLPNRALIRERLASALQRSRRQKLSVALLFVDLDGFKLVNDTHGHEAGDVLLKGVAQRLMEQVRPGDTVARLAGDEFVVLCEQVEHAAAVSSLAQRINAALRDPIDFGDLPLTVTASIGIAVGHGTTHSADDLLRSADTAMYAVKEKGRDGWQFFSDSLQDQARQRLVITQGLRLAIANNELSPRFQPIVAAGSGRIVGAELLLRWHPPEGEVSPAAFIPIAEITGVIVPIGAWVFREACRAEADWRRRWGEAAPYVSVNVSARQLGEESLAQDFAAVLSETGADPARLLLEVTETSLMADVEANLRVLNRLADLGLRVAVDDFGTGYSSLAQLTRLPVNVLKIDRAFVNGIEQQRESRTVTRAVIGLGKALGLKLVAEGVETEAQLLELRSNGCDFIQGYFFHRPLEEAAFVAAVDREAGVAEEGGEADLFFLIYVSQATQPMDEAQLAALLKKAQVSNGGRGITGCLIYQDGYFMQMLEGRRDTVLELLVSIERDPRHRGLRIVMQGEESHRVFLEWSMGFRDMAELPGERDFAQWSRRTINFMELSEDARTCYGYITALAGSRQVKLP
- a CDS encoding EAL domain-containing response regulator, which gives rise to MEDKPLILLVDDVPVNLHVLAAALKSSYRIKTATSGAAALELVQREDRPQLILLDVMMPGMSGIEVLRRLRENPDTRDIPVIFVSADTSEQSQLDGLDLGAEDYLTKPVVTSVLLARVRNLIQRKQAETQLRLAAHVFEHSGEAIMITDRDNRIIEVNPAFTRLTGYALADVVGQDPRLLASGRTTREDYLGMWRSIRERNFWQGEIWDRNKDGGIYPKLLTITVVRNARGDIDYHIASFADISEQKAAEERIRYVAHHDPLTGLPNRLHLQIVLEQVVAVARRERTEVALMFIDLDRFKVINDTLGHNIGDGLLVEVARRLKSCVRESDVVARLGGDEFVVVLNGDRVIQAAANVAEKILNGFSPSFQVEGHALHTTPSIGISLYPQDGNDIDTLMKRADTAMYHAKEAGRGQFHFYTEAMNRHTQAKLALENSLHNALERDEFVVYYQPQASLLSGRLVGAEALIRWRHPERGLVMPDEFIPIAEENGLILPIGEWVLRQVCRQIRAWLGDGLPPLTIAVNLSARQFRQEDLVERIRGIVEEFAVDPACIELEITESTAMEQADITVELFRALRAAGFCIAIDDFGTGYSSLSYLRRFPVDRLKIDRSFVLDIADDPNDAAIAHAVIKMAASLGLKVVAEGVETDAQRQFLQERGCDYLQGYWYGKPMDAEAFAAFVRTALGKGEMPEA
- the pqqE gene encoding pyrroloquinoline quinone biosynthesis protein PqqE translates to MTKPRWLLAELTYRCPLQCPYCSNPLDYAAHSQELSTEEWKRVFSEARAMGAVQLGLSGGEPLIRQDLAELVAHARGLGYYTNLISSGYGLTEEKIASLKAAGLDHIQISIQSPDKTLNDFLAGTESYEHKKEVAHLIKKHGYPMVLCVVIHRQNIHQMREILDMAVELGADYLELANCQYYGWALLNRDQLLPTREQFAEAEAIAQEYKAKLAGKMKIYYVVPDYYEDRPKACMNGWGTTFLTIAPDGAALPCHEARVLPGLECPNVRDFSVKEIWEDSPAFNRFRGFDWMEEPCRSCPEKAKDFGGCRCQAYLMTGDATATDPVCGLSPKRKVVDEAIAAAYAAQPQEKPLVFRNSRTSKQHGGPR
- the pqqD gene encoding pyrroloquinoline quinone biosynthesis peptide chaperone PqqD — its product is MNDNTLRADAALRFSPLHRLQWEEAQQKYVILYPEGMVELNPSAAEILKLCDGRNLDDLVATLEAQFDTTGLKGDVSEFLEVALANGWIQQNHD
- a CDS encoding AAA family ATPase; its protein translation is MNQAHNQARTTLQHLADNLSRVMQGQEAAIRLLLAAFAGGGHVLLEDVPGTGKTTLAKALAQSCRAEFQRVQFTPDLLPADILGVSVLDPASREFRFTPGPIFCHILLADEINRASPRTQSALLEAMAEAQISVERQLHRLEPPFFVVATQNPVEFHGTYPLPEAQLDRFALRFGLGYVDAEQETAILSAQQREHPLQRLQPCVDLAQILQLQAQTREVAVSDELKRYIVELVRATRRAEGLRLGASPRAALTLMKCAQALALLDGFDFVTPDAIQEIAVPALAHRIALDPQAQFAGLRAETVVEKILRETPVPA
- the mltF gene encoding membrane-bound lytic murein transglycosylase MltF; this translates as MGLDSSKLRNRVGRSLFRMASWLLVIGTLCGCTDSSTSTQLEKIKHKGTLTVATRIGPATYHPSPNGLSGIEHDLAQLFAQRLGVEVKFVVYDSIAEIFEAVEKGRADVAAAGLAITDQRKQQVRFTPAYRTVTEQVVYRDGTPKPRSFADLSDGIFEVSEGGSHLSTLERLRDQHPELQWRVSDGHSTTQLMYLVHAGLIDYTTATSDQTQLIRRYLPQLRVAFDLGVRRSLAWAFRQSTTDSSLYDEAVAFFNESQHNKTLDELNERYYGNARVLAQADDQAFRQHVHERLPQYRRLFHQAANRYGLDWRLLAAIAYQESKWDPGATSPTGVRGMMMLTEETAKELNVKNRLNPRDSIMGGAYYVSQERADMPVHIAEPDRTWMALVAYNAGPGMLEKARHTAQRKGQNPDRWLSVKKVLAATKGYYRDIKAKNVPLPARQSVEFVESVRRYYDLLVYLTDEENFRLTMFPNAPAEAGHSS